The window GCTTTTATTGgtctctactttttttttttaaatgtatcaaacctattacatatatttttttcaaaaataaatttaaaaatacaaaaactacAACGAAAAttgcaatgaaaattaagcAATAACAAGAAAAAGTTAGAAAAACTTCAAGGCAATCATATTTGTTTATGTTATCCTTCctatttcttggaaaaaaattttgcaaaaagtaATCAAgatgaaaatttcaaattttgaattgcaAATTGAAAACTACCAAATTATTATATAAGTAATCAACAAGTATAAAAAGCAAAAGGCATCCTagatatgaatttatattgttaTGTAGTTTTCTTCATAGACATTTTATCAAACATATGGTGCTAGAAATCATTTGTTAgataatgaaaagaaaaaatgcagcaaggttCAGAGAGGAAATTAGGGAAAATATTAGATGGAAAAGAGAACGGAGCATGTCTCTATCTTCATCCTACCACACATAGAGCTTATGTgtcaaaaaaaatcataaagataataaattttaaaaataagttaCTTTGGACATATGTTTTGAAACAAAAGTTTAAAGAAAagttattttggcaataaacctGGATTTGTGATGTTGAGGTTGCATTGCAATCATCACATGCCAATATATTGAAGTACCTCCACTACCTGAATTTATTTGGATAAGTTTGCTCAAATTTAAGGTATAGAATTACCATCCCATCTCCTGGAGTTTATTCCTAAGAGATACCGAAATGGCAATTGTCTCTTAGTGGCATAAATGTatctttaaaaattttgaaaatattctCAAAATGATTGAAAGGGAAAATGTGGTCCTTGTCAAAAAGAAAACCCACTTAAAACCAAGTTCTGTCCTTGTAACTTAGAATATTTTCttgaaacacattttttaatcactattttattcaattatttttttgtttcatatatattacattataaaaaataatgCACTATTAATCTACatgattttttcaaataatcttcaaTACAAATGGACTTAATCTGATCCACAATACATACATTGTATACATACGCCAAATCTAGGAACACATTCGAAATCTATATATTCTTGGAGTAGTTTTGTCTCTTATGGGATTaggtgataaaaaaaaaaatttaagaggtAAATTGCAAATTCTGAACGTACCTCGAGGCAATTTTCATGATTAACCCTTtaggaaaatcatttaaaacgTTCCTTAcatttgtcaaatgaattttttcatcattcacttttaaaaatattaattttacgtcatttataaatttaaattaattagcAAAATTTGATCTCAACCTTAGTTTCTGgccattttttaatttgaaatcATCATGTAACCTACATGCAATTATTTTTTATGTACAAAATAGTTAGATCCCAATTTTTTTAGTGGTAAAATGAATACAAAATAGGTCAAATCCTAAATGAATATAGTTTGAATCAAATATTACTTTTTTAGGAACAAAAAAGATTATAGATCGAATCATTTGTTTTTTTTGAATAGGATCTAATCTTTTTGTCCTTAAAAGAATGATTATGTATCCATCACGTGATGAATTCAGAATGAAAAGTATTCAAAAacttaggccttgtttggattgttggTTTCCATCGAAAAATATTatcgtttttcgtgatcacatttccctatcacctttttttctcacatatatcaaatcgttacagtaatttttttcatgaaaaatgacggaaaatgcaatccaaacacaactttAGATTAGGATCAAAATTTACCATTTAATCTTACTAtttgaaaagtaaaaaagaaaagaatttgaaatttgatggaTGTTTGAACGATTTCCCCGACCGCTTGGACACCAAATGTTGGAACTTTTTCCAAGCATATAAAATTTCTAAGCTACCCTTCACTGCCCTGGTGGCCAAAGCCAGCAAAGCAACTTAATCAAGGGCAATATCGTCAGGAAGGTCCAACTCCAAAGACAAAAAGTCCCCCAATAGTCGTCGTCCTCGTTCATCAGCTCCTTCTGCGTGGACAAATCGCCGTGAACCTCTCATCTCTTCCGTATCCTTCTCAAAAACCCATGGGCAAAAAGGCCAAATGGAGCTGGACCTCCGCTTTAGTAGGCGCAGCAACCGCCACAGCCGCGTCAGCAATACTCTCCTCAAAGCCGCGTGACCCCACTTTCCACCTAATCTCAATCAACCTAACTTCCTTAAAGCTCAACTTCCCTGTTTTGGACGCAGAGATGATCCTGACCGTCCACGTGAGCAACCCAAACGTCGCGACCGTCCGATACTCCTCCGCGAACATGTCCATCTACTACGCCGGCTGCCTCCTCGGGTCAGCGGTGGTGGAAGCGGGTTCCCAGCCGCCGAGATCCTGCCAGTTCCTCCACCTTCCGGCGCGGCTCAGCGGGCTGGAGCTGGCTCATCATGCCAAGGAGTTCTTGGCTGACGTGGCGCGCCGGGAGATGGTGCTGAATGCAGCTGTGGATATCGAAGGAGATGCTAAGGTTCTGTGGTGGGACCATAGGTTTAAGGCTCACGTGGACAGTCACGTGACTGTTGACCCTGTTTTTCTTGATGTAATTGACCAGGAAAATAAATCTGAAATGATGCTCCTTAATGCCTAATTTTGGATACTCACgccaattgtttttttttttttcctcgctGGTAGAAAGGTAAGAATTTGTCATTGCAATCTCCAATTGTGTAATTTACAGACTTTGAGATGAAAATTAAATATGAGATGGGTCTGATATTAATAGTATATTGATGTGTCCGCTGCATgttcaaaaaaatcaaagtgCAGAAAAGAGGATTGTTCGAGTATAATTAGCTTTGATCGATGCTTCTGTATCAACAATTGAACAAGTCATTGGCATTTGCACTTACTATGGTCAATTTATTTCTGGCTTATCTAAGAAAGTGGGTGATGGTCTAATCGGCGTGTTTGGATATTATCgttttttcgtgatcacatttttctatcaccttttttcctcacatatatcaaatcgctacagtaattttttcatgaaaaataacgagaaatgcaatccaaacacaccctaaCTAGTGCGGAATTGGCAGGAGTTCTTGCTGCAAGGGAAGCAGTGGTATCGCTTGCAATTTTGGAAGAAGATGCAGCCGCAGTTATAAAGCTCATTAGTAGCTCGGAAGAGACATAAGCTCTCACTATACTGGTCGACGAAGCCTACATGTCTAGAGAAGCAAATAAGGTTGCGCATAATTTGGCTAAATCATCCGATCTATTTGAATCTCTTTGAAATTTTTCTCTGACCTTTATAAAATAGTTGGTGCTCGACGAATTTCAACAACCAACTTaatatatcctttttttttttttttaaagaaatggTTGTGTAACAACAACCTACATACATGATTTAGTTGACTGACAGGAATAAATAATCACTAAAATATTCAtaattctttgttttttggtCAGTGaaccattttattttatcaaaatgatAATTCAACTAATTGATGCTTACATTTTTGGAGCAAAAAGTGTatgttttattaattgaatgatCAAAATTGTACATAAGTTGAGTGACTAAACATTGTATATTTTTTCATCAATTGAGTAAAAAACCTTTGACAGAACAAAAAGTTTAAGAACCGAAATAAGaaagggataatatcagaaacctcctctGAGGTTTCTTCTAATATCATTTGGTACCcctaaagttttaaaatatCACTTATCTCCCCTACTAATTGTAAAAAGATTATATTAACTTTCACTTGATACATAATTtacatatcaaataaatggacctacaaaaatttttaaaataaaagtcactttcttctcttttccttttctccaacattctctcttactcatttttggatgattatgcaattttttatttgtaaattataataaattgaattttatttatcttttactttttattattatgATAGAGTATGGTataatttatttgcttattttggattgatttttataatgatcAGTATAATTTAAATATTTGGGCAAGAATTGAGAAgaagttaaaaaatatataaaattcattaaaaaaaacgATTTTGAGCATATACATTTAAATTAGTCAAGTGTATTTCTTTACAAatgtcttttttattttttaaatatatatttttatggaCTATAACATTATGATGGGGTAGTATTAttagatattttttttaaatgatagTTTTCTTGAAGTAAACAAAGTGATTGAAAAGTATTTTTATTTAGTAAGTAGAAGGGTAGTTTagggtttttaaaatttttgttacacatataataaaaaataggggaaagaagtgatatttttaaaattttaaggaTACTatgtgatattaagagaaacctGAGAGGAGATTTCTTCCCAATAAGAAAACTGGTATTATTAGtttagtgacttttttttttttcgtttgctCTATTCTACTAAAAAACTTTTCCCAAAAATCAGccatccaataaaaaaaaaattcaaatgcaCTGAGTCGTTTGATCGTAATTCGTAACAAAACCGCCACAGCCCACCGCTCT is drawn from Coffea arabica cultivar ET-39 chromosome 1c, Coffea Arabica ET-39 HiFi, whole genome shotgun sequence and contains these coding sequences:
- the LOC113725784 gene encoding uncharacterized protein, coding for MGKKAKWSWTSALVGAATATAASAILSSKPRDPTFHLISINLTSLKLNFPVLDAEMILTVHVSNPNVATVRYSSANMSIYYAGCLLGSAVVEAGSQPPRSCQFLHLPARLSGLELAHHAKEFLADVARREMVLNAAVDIEGDAKVLWWDHRFKAHVDSHVTVDPVFLDVIDQENKSEMMLLNA